The genomic DNA CCATTAAGTTTTGGCCAAACTCAACGTAGCCAGTCATGGTGAGAGACATTAAGAAAAACAAGGCGATGAGAAACGAGACAAAATAAGGTGATTGCAATTGAAAGCCCCACCCCGCCCAGTCACCAAAATAACGAATCAATAGCAAAACACCCGCAACTGCCACAAAACTTACTATTACCCCTACGGTATAGGCTAATCCGTGTGCGCGCGCTTGCTGCTGATGCTGTCCTAGTTGTGCCATTTGCATTGCTTTTATTGACAAGACCGGAAATACACAGGGCATTAGGTTTAAAATGAGTCCACCAATCATCGCGAAGATGACGGCTGTTACAATAGTGAGATTTGAATCACTAGCTTGAGGTAGATCGGCAATTAAAGAGTCACCTAAATCTAAACTGGTTCCTATATTGCTGCTCGGGGCTGCTATTGGCTCACCCGTTAATGAAAAGTATCGTTTTTGAGGCGGGTAGCACAAGCCAGCATCGGCACAGCCCTGAAAGGTAACTTGAATACTGCCATTCTCAGCGATTATCGCGTGCGTTGCCGTCATAATATTATAAAAAACGGCCATGTCCTCGCCAAAATTAGGGTCGAATTTTATTTTTACATTGTCACTGAATTCTGCAGCACCAAGCTTAGCGCCCTCAATCCCTTTTATTGAGTAACGATCTCGATACAAATAATAATCGGGCGCAATTTCAAAACTAAACATGAGTGAATTATCGGTGCGCTCCGTGGAGATTTTGAAGGCATCGTCAACGTCTAAAAACTCACTGGCAAACAAGGGGTTAAACAATAATAAAACTAAAACGAGTAGCGACTTCATTTAAACCTCAATACTTCCAAAAATAGAACTGTCTTTTCTTATGGCTAAGTATGGCAAAGCTATTTCATCTAGCCACTCTTTTGCACGCTCACCTTTTAACATGGCAATTGTTGTGATGCTACCGGCCATTATGCAGTTTTGTGTAATGACCGAAACGGACGCCAAGCTTTCTGTATCTGGCCAGCCTGTTAACGGGTTTATTAGGTGATGGTAACGCTTACCATTAATAAGCATGAATCGCTCATAATCTCCGGAGCAGGCTATTGCCCCACCTTCTAGGTTTACCGTTGCTATAACCTTACCCTTAGCACGTGGATGCACGATTGAAATAGGCCATGGTTGCCCTTCTACTTGCCTTCCCGTTACAGCAATGTCTCCAGCTAAATTTACCAGACCGGTAGCCCGATGCTCTTGCAATAACGCAACCAAACGATCTGCGGCAAATTCTTTGACCAGCCCGCCAAAATCAAGTTCCGTTCCTTTCAATAAATTGACACTTCGACCATTCCAACCAACCTTGTGCCAACCTACTTTGTCTTTAACCGTTAAGATTTCAGATTCTTTAGGAGTTTTTCCAGACTTAAAATCCCATATTTCTCTGAAACTGCCGACGGTAATATCAAATAGGCCATCACTAATTTCAAAACATTGTTGGGCGTAATTAAGCAGTGCAGTGGTTTCATCATCAAGATCTGAGCCGTTATGTTCGCCACGATTAATTTGTGACACCAAGCTCGAAGCTTTAAACCGACTGAATTTA from Reinekea marina includes the following:
- a CDS encoding FAD:protein FMN transferase; its protein translation is MFKHNHQFVAMGGPCAIYFWHHSEQADDIKRTLEQEVRRLELKFSRFKASSLVSQINRGEHNGSDLDDETTALLNYAQQCFEISDGLFDITVGSFREIWDFKSGKTPKESEILTVKDKVGWHKVGWNGRSVNLLKGTELDFGGLVKEFAADRLVALLQEHRATGLVNLAGDIAVTGRQVEGQPWPISIVHPRAKGKVIATVNLEGGAIACSGDYERFMLINGKRYHHLINPLTGWPDTESLASVSVITQNCIMAGSITTIAMLKGERAKEWLDEIALPYLAIRKDSSIFGSIEV